The proteins below come from a single Plasmodium sp. gorilla clade G2 genome assembly, chromosome: 13 genomic window:
- a CDS encoding apicoplast calcium binding protein 1 yields MKLLKLPFSRYDVFITRFFLVASFLMVLFMCENLVKKFYMGSIQIGNNNICSFIHKNFENLEKYLTCDLVSYDLSMNDWKSLKKKIKKREGEYNDMKDTSYIEKKKNFEIEKNFHKIKNIQNKMEEQEEEERSTLMDRRRIKKYKHKNNNTNKNIKVKVNKKKKKKEKNKKKKRQNYYASKVGYSPVKNNNINKNNNINKNNNINSGNDKDVDKYYNESFNYIVDTNNPSLDEQVLKKALMVFKKLDINKNKYIDYIEFEKNVNILSKMNEINKKILRYLFDMFDIDKDKKLNYIEFLSLNSYDFNYIKLVHIIFDQDYVVDKRIIIEYLQIYITEFLETVIEEEKHKYLRKHQLIEYYTNLFYINNKKKWDLNEDDKLQIDEFPNFQLTLLIEIDILSNFIQIDNNLDGHIDPSELLYYINDDKIVFNKFKKYIKQNKNEKDIFKFMKEELKISEGLFLNIKYLYYSFDINNDMLLNFYEYKDQLTTFAVLDSAPDIVYAT; encoded by the coding sequence atgaaacTTTTAAAACTTCCATTTTCCCGCTATGACGTTTTCATCACACGATTTTTTTTGGTTGCTTCTTTTTTGATGGTTTTATTTATGTGTGAGAATCTTGTTAAGAAATTTTATATGGGTAGTATACAAAttggaaataataatatatgttcgTTTATACATAAAAACTTTGAAAACTTAGAGAAGTACTTGACATGTGATTTAGTTTCTTATGATTTAAGTATGAACGATTGGAagagtttaaaaaaaaaaataaaaaagagagaaggagaatataatgatatgaaAGATACAtcttatatagaaaaaaaaaaaaattttgaaatagagaaaaattttcataaaataaaaaatattcaaaataaaatggaAGAGCAGGAAGAGGAGGAGAGGTCGACTCTTATGGATAGACGaaggataaaaaaatataagcataaaaataataatacaaataaaaatataaaagtgaaagtaaataagaaaaagaagaagaaagaaaaaaataaaaaaaaaaagagacaAAATTATTATGCTAGTAAGGTGGGATATTCTCCagtcaaaaataataatattaataaaaataataatattaataaaaataataatattaatagtggAAATGATAAAGATGTAGATAAATATTACAATGAATCCTTCAATTACATAGTAGATACAAATAATCCTTCTTTGGATGAACAAGTATTAAAAAAGGCTTTGAtggtatttaaaaaattggatataaataaaaataaatatattgattaTATTGAATTTGAAAAGAATGTAAATATCCTATCAAAAatgaatgaaataaataagaaaatattaagatATCTGTTTGATATGTTTGATATAGAcaaagataaaaaattaaattatatagaatttttatcattaaattcatatgattttaattatataaaattagtacatataatatttgatcAAGATTATGTAGTTGATAAACGAATCATAATTGAATATCtacaaatttatataacaGAATTTTTAGAAACGGTTATAGAAGAAGAGAAACATAAATATCTAAGAAAACATCAATTAATAGAATATTATACaaatcttttttatataaataataaaaaaaaatgggatTTAAATGAAGATGATAAATTACAAATAGACGAATTTCCTAATTTTCAATTAACTCTATTAATAGAAATAGATATCTTATCTAATTTTATACaaattgataataatttagatGGACACATAGACCCTTCAgagttattatattatataaatgatgataaaattgtctttaataaatttaaaaaatatattaaacaaaataaaaatgaaaaggacATTTTTAAGTTTATGAAggaagaattaaaaatatcagAAGGcttgtttttaaatataaaatatttatattattccttTGATATAAACAATGATatgttattaaatttttacgAATATAAAGATCAACTTACAACGTTTGCAGTTCTTGATTCAGCTCCAGACATAGTATACGCTACATGA
- a CDS encoding thioredoxin, putative: MPVSHHEGCGCKNSDEVLKGGEFLLKYINIDKVTALNEKTHGSCRKILKSYDNRLSPDNCESDVDHELIINIPFNSPCKISSLFLIGGEEGTYPRKIKIFSNREDIDFGNINDFKCVQELELSQDFHGSIEYPLKVTSLFNVSYLTLYFYENYGADTTKIFYIGLKGVGTNYTRKAVETVYEASPNLSDHKIEGSSKAAHFRFDAF, translated from the exons atGCCAGTATCACATCATGAAGGTTGTGGCTGTAAAAACTCTGATGAGGTTTTAAAGGGGGGAGagtttttattaaaatatataaatatagataaagTTACAGCACTAAACGAAAAG ACACATGGGTCATGTAGAAAAATTCTTAAATCTTATGATAACAGATTGTCTCCTGATAACTGTGAAAGTGATGTAGATCACGAATtg aTAATCAATATTCCTTTTAATAGTCCTTGCAAA ATTTCTAGCTTATTTCTTATTGGTGGAGAAGAAGGCACGTATccaagaaaaataaaaattttttcaaataGAGAAGATATTGATTTTGGAAA CATTAACGATTTTAAATGTGTACAAGAATTAGAACTTTCACAAGATTTCCATGGATCAATTGAATACCCATTAAaa gtAACATCTTTATTTAATGTAAGTTATTTGacgttatatttttatgaaaattatGGAGCAGACACgactaaaatattttatatag gcCTTAAAGGTGTAGGAACCAATTATACAAGAAAGGCAGTGGAAACG gTTTATGAAGCATCACCTAATTTATCGGATCACAAAATTGAGGGCAGTTCTAAAGCTGCTCATTTTCGTTTTGAtgctttttaa
- a CDS encoding DnaJ protein, putative, whose protein sequence is MFLIKKRFLSFYNIISTSPILNKKFVYVKNNYIFQKRHFSNKNFYDILNIKKDSNKNEIKQAYRKLALKYHPDRNPNNRKESEQKFREITEAYETLSDDNKKKMYDNQLNSGFYSNNFNNNYYNTTSNNNHMNYNYQSKRMTDEEIENVFKNVFGNMNLNDIFKSNIFNENSFSSRTMGSDIFSNFGSASYGTPRNENIKQTNIKTEIIPRGNKIIEKTTKIITYKDGNVKQEIIEREISNNSKEFEDFVDFDFLYKNNNLYNYMNSQNNINKQSFNRFINNYKQNRLVRNVLNYCYGILSLATRRILVNLVIHVIRKVIQTIIFMLRKK, encoded by the exons ATGTTTTTAATTAAGAAAAGATTTCTgagtttttataatataatttcaaCATCACCTATTTTAAATAAGAAATTTGTATATGTAAAgaataactatatattccagaaaag ACATTTTTccaataaaaatttttatgatatactgaatataaaaaaggacagtaacaaaaatgaaataaaacaaGCTTATAGAAAACTTGCATTAAAATATCATCCTGATAGGAACCCAAATAATAGAAAAGAATCCGAACAGAAATTCAGAGAAATTACTGAAGCTTATGAAACCTTAAGTGATGacaataaaaagaaaatgtatGATAATCAATTAAATAGTGGATTTTATTCaaacaattttaataataattactaTAATACTAcaagtaataataatcatatgaattataattatcaatcCAAAAGAATGACAGATGAAGAAATTgaaaatgtttttaaaaatgtttttgGAAATATGAACTTAAATGATATTTTCAAGTCCAATATTTTTAACGAG aatAGCTTTAGTAGTAGAACCATGGGAAGCGACATATTCAGTAATTTCGGTTCtg ctTCTTATGGAACCCCAAGAAATGAAAACATAAAac aGACGAATATAAAAACAGAAATTATACCTAGAGGAAATAAAATTATCGAGAAGACAACTAAAATTATTACTTATAAAGATGGAAATGTAAAACAAGAAATAATAGAAAGGGAAAtaagtaataatagtaaag aATTTGAAGACTTTGttgattttgattttttatataaaaataataatctttATAATTACATGAACAGtcagaataatataaataaacaatcCTTTAATAGGTTCATAAACAATTATAAACAAAATCGACTGGTAAGAAATGTCTTAAATTATTGTTATGGTATTCTTTCCTTAGCAACCAGAAGAATACTTGTGAATTTAGTTATACATGTAATTCGTAAGGTGATACAAActatcatttttatgttaCGAAAAAAATGA